The genomic region TCTCAAAAAGGtcagaaaataaaatgttggCCATATTTTTGTTGTAGTGAATGTTGAGATTGGAAAGGTATATTCTGCTTTACTCCATTAGGCTAGTATCAAAGCTAAAGGCTGCTGCAGTACAAATGAAAATGGCACAAACATTTGAATTTGCAACCTACCTTTTTATTCTTTAAGGCACTGGACTTTATTTCCTCTTACATGGAGGGGAAATGTTCTCACCACCCTTCCAGTTATAACAACTGAAAAGGCCAAATTTAAGAAATTAAAATGTGCAATACAATTCCTGGTTGGCATCTTTAATTCTCATATAGAAAAATATGGGTTTGGCATTATTTTCATCCAAGGAGGATATTTTATGAAGACAGTTTCTACTTCTACAAACCTTTGTTAACTTTCCTCGCAGTACACTACAAGAGCCACAAGCTAGCACAAATGATATTTCTCTCCCAGAAGTCAGTCATTGATAAAATTATAGGGATACTGCACTTATGGTTGATTAAATCAGCCTCCACAATCATCATCAGGAGATTGTCTACTCAAGACAGTGTTACCACTGAATACAAGAATCATTTTAAGTTTACATTTGGCAtgtcaagttaaaaaaaatcccacagctgcagccactaaagaaaaataagatAATCACAAGGACTCATGCAGCATATTGAGTACCTCTGTTGAGCGAGAGATGATTCATACCATCTCTTGCCAAGTATAGTGTTACAAAAATATCATCCTTTCAAAAAGTCTTCTTTTGGAGATTTAAAGGATATTCTGAACTGTGGTGTTCCATACGGGGCAGAGAATATATTTTGGTTCAGTGAACTACAGGTGTTGGGCTACTAGTCCATTGTAAAATGACAGGTTCTAGAGAGTATGATAGTTTCGATCTTTGGACTTGCAGAATTTATACAGGAAGAAGATTACAGCCTGCAGACCCAGTACAAGGACAATCCCACCAATGAAACTGGCAGCATCAAATGTAGACTTGTGAGGAGCTGGTTTAGGGGGACTCTCAGTAGCATGTGTTGTACctgttaaacaacaaagtaataGATTATAGTTTAATGAGTGGATGTCACATTTACCATAAATATTAGTATAGAATTTGGTGTTTTCCTTCTTGTACTATGAATCTGTTCAGTAAGAGGTTTGAGATTAAAGCACAGTGTGGGTGCTTCACAACCCCTAAGCATAACATTTGCTAACACAGTTCTTCACTTCCTTCCTTGTACTCCCAGGTTTGAGGATCTGTCGAAGCAACATTTAcagcaatggttttcaacctgtgatccGCAGCCTATACctaaaatttccaaaggggtctgcactaccatttgaaattttttcaggGTCCATAAATGAAAAATGGTTGAAAGCCACTGGTGTTTGAAGATTGTACCTTTCATTTAAACATTTACTGTACACTAGAGTATGTCCGACCGTAAGTAACTAAAAACTACTTTGAACTGCACGTAGGAACTAGtttcatccccatttcacagaagaATCCCAGTTAAACTAAATCTGTACTTCAAAATACCATTAGCCACACTTTTGTTTTACTATAAGAATGATGCCCATCACTGATACCTCAGAACCCCCACAGAAGGCTAAAAATCATTTTCCTAATGAGGTGAGACTCTTCTGCTACCTGTCCTAATCTATTGTTCTGCTCATATTTAGTGAATGACCTTACTAAAGAAGTCAATAAAAAAATCTGTGCTTGAATCGTCTCCCATCTGTTAAATAAAGTCTTCTAGCAATGTGCAACTAAAAGATTTAGATCTACCTCATCACAACACACAGGGCCCCCAATACGGTAGCCGTCACCAAAAGGACAGGCTTTTAAAAACTAACCTCCCCTTTTGAATACATTTCATTAGGTGGTATAATTTTAGTTTAATTTCAAGATCTAGCCTTTTAAGTTGGACCCTATTGTTGCTGCCCAACATGTGTTAGTGCAGTGTTTCTCTACAAATGGTCCATGAATCAGCACCAGTCCTTGAGATCTCCCCaacacagtttaggaaggagCAAGCCAGTCCCTCATATTAAAAAGGCTGAGAAACACTGTATTAGAGTATTTTACCTTAACGCAGGATTATGTCAGGAGTgcaaattttatattttaacttAGTCACCAGACTTCACAAGTTCCTCTTGTGTAGATTATACTTAACATGACTGAAATTAAGCCAGTCAGTCAAACTGCTTAATTTGGCCAAATCACTTATTTTGAAATTTCACTGAGCAGTGTGTGTTACTGTCAAGGCAACATCTCAACAGATATTCCACCTTGATAAAGGTAATTGTGGCATGCAAGGTCATGACTTTCTGGCACACCTACTGTTACTATTCTTCACTACTTCCTGTCACCTACAAGTAACATTATTTCCAAATAAGCTTTTCCAAATACAAAGACTGTTTTAAATACTTAAACtgacagtgtttaaaaaaaaagtttacctgGTGTACTGATTGTTGAGAGAACTAGAGTACTTGAAGCAGTAGATGAAGTTGTATTGGTGATGTTACCTGTTTTGTAGAGAGAAACTTCCAAATTCAAAATGTACAGAGGTATCACTTTTGTAAGTTCTATTTTTGTAATTGCTTCAGTTTTTATCTCACTCACGCAAGAACAACCACCCTTAAAAATGCAGACTATGTACACCTAGAATAGAGGTACTTATAATGCTGTGCAGTTAAGTAAATTTTTATAGACATTTTTGTGAGCTGTTATATATTCTATAAAAAACCATAAAAGTCTTGGTGCAGTATAGTTACCTGAATACTTAAGGCTCTCAAGCTATTATAAATGATTTAGTTCATTATACAGCATAGTTCTTTATTTTGTATCGAGCACTaacaaatatttttgatgtttcaaATATCAGTTGAGAAAACTCCCTCAGCTAGAAATCTGTTTCTCTCACAGATTAGAGCCTTAGTTTTATGAGCACTAATCTTACAAATAAGTAGTTATATTGACCACATTGCCTGACTGGAAGAAAGGTAAGTCACAACAAAAATGATGTAGATGAAAAATTAGTCGACTTCCCTTCAATCACTGGCAATTTCTTTGTAGGACACGGAAGTTATGCATTGTACCTACTGTAACTGAGATGTTCAATTTTATGAACTACTTATTCCCAAATAGTTTAAGCAAACTTTGGTAGAACCCTTGTTTTACAAAGTTATCTTACTTAGCCCAGTTATCAGTTCATTAtagtacatttttttttacctgtGGTAGCAGTAGCAGCTGTGGTAGCATTAGCAGCTGTGGTAGCATTAGCAGCTGTGGTAGCATTAGCAgctgtggtagcagcagtagATGAAGCTGTAGAATAGtgtgtaaaaaaataaaagttaactTACAAGATTGTAACAAACATACAACAGACTCCCATTTAAGGATAGTAAAATGCTTAATGGACCACTATGAAGGCTAACGTGAAGTAGCAAAAAGACTGGAAGAGTTCACTGCACTACAGTAACACACTGAACTGTGGGAGCAGAATACATCAAGCAAACAAAACAGACACGCCTACGGGGTAATTCAAGCCAGAAACATGCTGAGAGTCCAGGCTTGGCCTCTGTTACAGCCTAAGTGTCCTGGAACCTTCCAACTGGCTACCACAGACCCTGAAGAGTTGCTGTGGCTGACTGGTGGATGCACACCCATGCTTTGGATCTGGAAACTGGGCAGGATGTGTGAGAGATTTAGGCATCCAGTTCCCCTGTGTGTCTTAGAAAGTCTTCCCATAACACTTCAAGTTCAATTTGGAGCTAGGTTCCACAGGTAGGTATGCATTTGctctggcttgctgggtgatTAAAATGTATACTGAAAGCTGGGACATCTTCAGTGGTCCAAAAGGTTGAGTTTAGATAAAGCTCTCCTTCCACTGAGTACCAGAAAGTAAAACCTGAGCGTATAGTCTAAGAAGCTGttagaacttttaaaaaagaaactggtTAATAAAAGCAGTTTGCTGTATATAGATATGTTCTAAGTACTTATTACAATGCATGTTATTTGGGGCAGCAGATTCATTAAGATTTCTTTCTAAAGGGGGCTCCACCAAATTCCCAGGATACAATCCAACAGTTCTTGGATATGCAGGAGTCAAGTAATACTTGGTATAATGGGAGAAATAACAGTCTCACTGCAAACCTAATAGGAATAGATTGGAGTTCTGCTACTCATTCTGACATAACCAACAGTTTAACATGACAATAAAGTGCTGTTCTACTAGAAAGTGGTTTAGTAAAAAGTGGCATTCTAGGGTTCCATATTTGCCTTAGTGACTCCAGAGCAAATGCAATCAGTTTacaaagaggttttttttaaactgccagtCCCTAAAACAATCTGAAATCAGAAGTGAAGTACAacataaggctacattttagtcctgggtatttttttagtaaaagtcacagacaggtcacaggctgtaaacaaaaattcatggcctgtgacccaTCCAtaccttttactaaaaataccagtgaataaAACTGGGGTGTGTGGTTGCCCAGGGCTCCCGCAGATGCTGGGTgagaggggggttggcagggccggcaggctccctacctggctctatGCCTatactctccccccacccccagcagcagcatagTTTGGGTATGGGAGAGGCCAGAGGCACAGGAcagggtgaggcaggctctgggtaGTGCTTACCTGGGGGGTCTCCACAGAAGCAGTGACATCCCTCTCACTCAGCTGTTAGGCGGAGGCAAGGTCAGGCAGCTTTGCACACtacctctgcctgcaggcacctcCTAGTGGCTgtagttcccggccaatgggagctgtgcagccagcactctgggcataggcagcctgcagagctgcctggccatgcctctgcctagcagcAGAGTGAGGGGGATGTTGTTCTCTTTAAGCTTACCTACTACAGAGATTTGCTTATACAATTGATACAAGGTACGTTAATGGAGGCTGATAACTATTGTGCTGGAAGCTGTAAAGAATAGGAAGACTGTCTCAGATAACTTGGAAAAGACTGCATTAAGAGTCAACCTAAAACAATATCCAGATACTTACAAAAACACTGTGAAATAGTAGTACAGTTCAGTCCTGTTTCATTTGCACAAGAAAAGTTTGATCCtgtccacaaaaaaaaaaaagtgtaatatcAAGGAGCAGTAGGAAAGGGTTTTTATATTGAGAGTTTCTCAAAAACAAATATTATTATGCCTTTTATCAATTACAAATGATGTTATCTCATAAAAATTCTTAATGTTCTATGCGGGATTCCCTGGGGATATCAGTCTCTCGGCTAGCAGAATTAAGACTATTTCAATGGACAAGATTTAATACACTTGAATGAGTTCCATCATTAATGACATTAAGTATATTTCTGTAAAGCAAGAGTGAACAGTGACATTCACTAACATAAGCACTGTAAGCAATCTGTGTAATACCTCTTGCAATATATTCTAGTTAGATACCTGCTTATGTACCATTTTGAAGAAGGTATGCAGATATAAACAGTCAGCCAagtttaaataaaacattaaaagcaCTATTTAGTTTACTGTTACTATATTTGAAAAACTACAGCAGAAATACTCCGGGCCCAGTTCTGAGATACTGCACAATGACTTCCACTAAGAATAAATGGAAGTTGTGTGATATAGCTAAAGCAGAATTTAACCTCCAATTTAAGAGGAATTCATATTTATCTGTTTTGATCAAAGTGACAATCCATATTTACATAGCAATTTAGTGTTAACAGGCTACATTAAGAAGTTTCAAGACATTTAGCACTTATTTGTCCATAGTCCTCTCAAACAGGTCGCCCACAATGCCTCGAGTTTTGTCAGAGAATTCTGGAGACTACATATACTGAATTTGTAATGGAAAGAACCTTTTGAGAGGAACACCAAAACTGGAATGGTAATGGTTGAAACTTGCTTTCCATTTCTTATGGAGGATCTCCATAGTTCTTTACATGGGTAGTCTACATAACCATGTATTATCCCATCACCACTACCCTCAATTGTTCTAATTGTTTCCATCCACTTCTGTCCCTCATGTTTAGAATCTAAAAACTCATCGGGGAGGGACTGTCTTAACAGTGTTTTgttcagtgcccagcacaatgggaccctaatTCTGATTGTGTCTTGGGCACAACTAAAACATAAATGAATAGGCTACCTTACGTAACTGATTGTCTACTGCCCTGTCTTCTCTTGAGGCACTTGATATCAGGACAGGATTTAACAATTCTGTGGGATAATCTCAAAAGGGACTGCAATGTTGGAATGCTTGTCAATTTTAACATGTCAAGGTCCATCCATCACCTCCTTACCAGCAAGGCCAAGTAACTAGTTTACTGTCTTTCGTGAAGTCTGTTGCATAGTTAGTAGTTAAGATTTTCCATGGTGCTTCAGGTAGTTTGTTTTGTTAGCAGGCCTTTAAAAATTCtgcttttatttgtattttgagCATAATATTCCGCTGCCTCTGGATAAGAATTTAAGATTAGTTTAACTTTCACATCAAAGTGTTGTACTTTGTGTACATGACTGTTTTGGGCTCTTAACAGTTTAGAATAAGTTTAAGATAGTGTTGCTTTTCACGTTGTTATCCACCAAAACAGTTGTCATTCATCACCCCTTGTACATGTTTGTGAAATCAGACCCAAAAACATATCTAGTTATTAAATATTAGTTTTTCCAGATGTTTACCGTTGCACTGAATCCACTTGCATCCACTAGTATTAACACAGTCATTGCAGGTTTTATGATGTGCACAGCTGtctgaaaaagggaaaacatttaatTATGGGCCAGTTCATTGTTATCAGAAGAGCAACTCTCCCAAAGATAATGGGATTAGTTTTCTAGCATTTTTAAATCACAGATCTGTTTTACTTATTAGCACCTATAAATTGAGGACCTCCATAACATCCTCAAACGTGTTTACATATGAACTGAGTCAACTCCCCAACAAAACAACTTTATTTTCGGATAAGAAGCTGTAGCACAGAGAAACGACATGCTTAAATTCACACAAATCCATGGCACAGAACCAAGACTAGGTGTCGACAGATCTGGTGGTTAACCCATAGGATTATCTTTTGTTCCTCCCAAGTATTGTTAGTGACTCCAACTACACATGCATTAGGCTCAAGTTGATTAAAATGTACTTTACTCCTGGACAACAAAGCCTGTTGTTCCAATGCCATGCCCCAGAAATGTCAGTTATACCTTATGTAGTGGTctccaaatatatttaataaagcTCATGAGAATCTAAATGGAGAACAGAAAATTTACAAGAGTGAAAAGAACTAAGGGTATGCCTATACAGCAAAGAAAACTCCACAGCAGGGCCATGGCAGTGGATTTGGATtcactgggctgcagggctgtttcactgccATGTAGATGTTTGGGGGCTCAGAACTCTAGGATCCTACAAGGAGGGAGGGTTCCAGAGctcagactccagagaaacagccccacagcctgagcctcaTGAGCCCAAGGTCAGTTggtatgggccagccatgggtttttcctctgatgtgtagacatatcctaagtctGCAAACAAGACTTCACAGGAGTATTTTGAAACTTCAGTGGGTAAAAGCATTTACTATAAAAGGGAAGAGACAACAGAAAATAGAGTCAGTTAAAGACTTATGGGAGAAAACAACAAAATGGAATTAGTTAATGCTGGCCTAACTGGTATAAGCCCTCATTTGTTACAATTGTACCAAAAATGTGTGGAACAGACCAGACTGAAAACAGTTTTCCTGTTTTACCACACTGGCAACTAGTTTTGGTGGGACTGATGCTGGTTCTCTACAAAGTTATTTGGACATATTAAACCTAAGTCTCACAATTGGCTCTCCAAAGAGCAGGACCAAAAGTCTTATGTGCATGCTGCTGCACAATGAATGCTATTTATTCAAGCATACATTTTAGCTGATTAAAAAAAGTGTGTTAAAATTTGACTTTTCCATACCCTAGTACTTTATCCTGGCTCCTGGAGTGAACAAGTACTATACAATGCTATAGAACAGGGATGGGCaatctttggcacacggcccgccagggtaagcaccctggcaggccgggctagtttatttacctgccgcatcagcaggttcggccgatcgcagctcccactggctgtggttccctgttccaggccaatggaggctgtgggaagcagcggccagcacatcccttggcccgcgcagcttcccgcagcccccattggcctgggatggggaaccacagccagtgggagctgcgatcatcCAAacccacgtgccaaaggttgccaatccctgctataGAAAACAGTAAGCATTAATAGGAATAACTGCAACTAGACCTGACAGCTGTGGATGGATAAGAGATGAAAACTTCCCTCAGGGTTCAAATACCAAGGTTACTACATTGCAGAATTGGAAATCCTGAATACCAAGACTGATCTTCCCTTTCTGCTGAGCATATATCTTCACTCATATGGGGTCTGTTACTAGTAGTTTGAGATAGTTGGGAGGAAAGATACTAGGTAACTGAAACCCAGGAATGGCTTATAGGACAGAGTCCACCCACTCTCAACAGGTGTGACCTGGTACTTCTGTTTTTGTAACTAGAGTCAGCTTGTCTAACTCAACCCTACTTATTTTTTTGAACTAAGATTTCTTAAGGTGTATAGTGTATGCAATGCCAGCCTTTACTCTAAAAGTGACGTACTGTTTTTCTTGGAGAAACTAAACAGCTTCTCCACCTGGGAGTGAACAGATCTTTTAATACTGAATCGGAAGTCCAGTTGCAATTAGCGATTATCCTTAGACCGGAACCAGACCAGAAATGTCCTGTCACTTGGATATGCACACGTGTCCTATGTTGCTCATGACTATCAAGATCTCAGTCAGCAATGGTTTCCACATGAAAGTATGCCTACTGATACTATTGAGATCAAATCATCCAGCCTCTGAAACTGAATCTGAGCAGACACCTGCTGGCTCAGATAAAACCTCTGCCAGACTCCAAATGTACTAGATCCTGTCCTAGAGCAAGAAAGCTTGGAGCTGAGCTTTGTCTTACAGCCCCAAGGTACCTGCAGACATCACTCTTGAaacagcagctcttgccaccgtAAAAAATtatctttaatttttatttgaaGTCAAGGCATTCCCCTGGCCTGAGTGACCTTTCACATTTCCTTGTGAAGAGACAGTCATACTAAGCCATCTACACTGATATTTGGCAATGTAGATCTGGTAATCCATATTTTTGAGGTGAAAGTAGAGACTGGTAAACCCTTCAGCCACATGAAGACTGCAGCAATGAAGCTTAGGATTCCAGGGCCTTGAATTCAGCTTTCTTCTGgatatatatcttgactttagcaaagcctttgatacagtctgccacagtattcttgccagcaagttaaagtagtacggatcggatgaatggactataaggtggacagaaagctgcctagattgtcgggctcaacaggtagtgatcaatggctccatgtctagttggcagccagtatcaagtagagtgccccggggttggtcctggggctggttttgttcaacatcttaatTACTGGATAGTGGGAtgaactgcaccctcagcaagttcacagatgacactaagctgggtggagagatagatatgctggagggtagggatagggtccagagtgacctacacaAATTGAACAGCttgggcccccccccccaaaatctgatgttcaacaaggacaagtgcagagtcctgcacttaggatggaagaatcccatgcaccgctacaggctggggaccaactagctaagcagcagttctgcagaaaaggacctggcgattacagtggacaagaagctggatatgagtcatgtgcgcacccttgttgccaagaaggccaatgggatattgggctgtatttgtagtagcattgccagcagatcgagggacgtgattattcccctctatttggcactggtgaggtcatacatggagtagtgtgtccagttttggccccccctacagaagggatgtaaacaagttggagagagtccagcagagggtaaggaaaatgattagggggctaggacacatgacttatgaggagaggctgagggaactggggctatttagtctgcagaagagtaagggggggggatttgatagcagccttcaactacctgaaggggggttccaaagaggatggagttaggctgttctcagtggtggcagatagcagaacaagaagcaatggtctcagtgggggaggtctagggttgatattaggaaacactatttcactaggagggtagtaaAGCATGGGAATGGGTTACCCATGGAGGTGGAATCTCcagccttggaggtttttaaggcctggcttgacgaagccctggctgggatgatttagttggtgttggtcctgctttgaccaggggggttggactagatgacctcctgaggtctctgccaaccctaatattctatgactctataagGCTGCCTCAGAATTATGAGAGAAGTGTCTTACTCAAAGACATTATTGCCTATTCTCCACTTTCCAGGGGAAAGTGTTTCCTTACATCTTTTAATCTTTACTAGCTCATCAACACAGTATGAGGACACACCAATCCTACTCACATAGGAAAGCTGCTCCAGCTACCCATCAATGACGGTCACAATTCCTAGAGGGGCATGGTACCAAAAATCAGCTCAGTCTGCAGGTTCTCCTCTTCTGTAGAGATGTATATGGCTAATGACTATACCCCGAATAGAATCAGAATAGCACCTATCTCCAGATACTTCCCCTTAATGCCATACAAGcaacttggcacagcacttcaaTGGAGATGGCAGGACAGAAGTTGCTGCCAAAATAAGGCATCTGATAACAGTTTTGTTGAAGTTCTTGGTGCAGACTGCATCCTCTTTAGACtgcaccatctttttgttctgtttgtatagcACTTATTAAATAGGGTCCCAGTCCATGACCAGGGCTCTTAGACaccacagtaatacaaataatagaataATAAAGTTGTGTCTGCCTGACCACTGTGGTGCAAGTGTACCACTGCATCATCTCAAAAATGGAACTGTCAACTTTGACCATGAACCTGAATTACTGGAATAATTCAGTCACAAGGAGTCAGATCTTCAGATGCCATCCCAGGTTTGACAAGGGTACTCTAAaaggtttcagtttggggctgcatAAAGTCAAAAAGCTGCAATAAGCCCCACAGGGCCTCCTGCTTTCAGTGCTTCTGCAGAAAAAGCTTCTCCTCTCAAGAGGAATAGCTTAGTACTATAGACTTAACTAACAAAAACTGCAAGTTCATAAGGTCCTGCTGACCCTGACCTGCTTACATGACACAACTGGAGTAGATACTGCTACAGTGGTTTCGGCCATCCTCTTCAGTTTTTGAGGAGGGGTGACTGGAAACTGCTCCTCTATCAAAACTCCTCACTTGCAGTCCCACATGGATTTTAATCTTATGCTGAAGAGGATGAAGCAAATCATATCAGGGTACAGTATTACTTCTGCCAGTAATTCAAAAATACCAATTATGTGAAGTCAATATGATTTTACCATATTAGTGATTCATGTCCAGTCTCATTTTGCTTCAAACAAAGCTACAATGGCTTTTAAAGATTTGACTCTATGAACAGCTCTAATTTTGTCCATGCGATTACACATGCTGTACTGGGATCTACTACATTTCACTATTATAAACAGAAGACATGATATTTTTATAATGATCTTTTGAATACATTAAGTACTGAAATTCTCACCCATAGAAGACAAAAATTTCTATTTCCCTAAATTTGATGTACCAAGACCAGTATTGAAGTGAGGTGATCTAGTGGATTAAGCATATGATTAGCAATAGTGAACCTTGGTTTCTAATGCCACTGAATTGATGAggctttggcaagtcacttcctccaCTAGTAAGTACTAATTTTACCTTTCATAGAAGGTCATTCTgagaatgcagcaaagaatcctgtggcaacttatagactaacagacgttttgcagcatgagctttcaggtattcacccacgaaagctcatgctgcaaaacttctgttagtctataaggtgccacaggattctttggtgcttttacagatccagactaacatggctacccctctgattctgagAATGaatgtttaaacaaaatattgGATAGGACAATCTTAAAGTAATGATagttaaggctatgattttgtcagggatatttttagtttaagtcagggacaggtcactgccaaaaaacaaaaaatcatggaagcctgacctgatttttactaaaaacatccctgacaaaatggtgagggaggagggcccAGCACCCTGCCCTCCAACTTCAGAGGCTGGGAGCTGTAGGGATGCCATTGCCCAGTGGCTGGGAAGggccccctgcagggctgaagctggggagggggggcccccaccaccaTGCAGGGCTGGGAGCTACAGGTGGGCCCCCTCTGCCAACAGTGGCTGaggactggggggcggggggaagagacctgcccctgagcagctcaggggtccatctgctgctgccagctgtggagctgCATCTCCCcttcatagaataccagggttggaaggaacctcaggaggtcatctagtccaaccctctattcaaagcaggaccaatccccagatttttacccctgttccccaaatggcccccgcaagtattgaactcacaagcctgggtttagcaggccaatgctcaaaccactgagctatccctccccccttctccctgcccacagccactgaGCAGCTCTGGGGGCCGTTGGCACATGCAGGATGGCCCCAGCTACACACA from Mauremys mutica isolate MM-2020 ecotype Southern chromosome 3, ASM2049712v1, whole genome shotgun sequence harbors:
- the PPIL6 gene encoding probable inactive peptidyl-prolyl cis-trans isomerase-like 6 isoform X3, yielding MGRTPGFLLATACWALLWAAAADSCAHHKTCNDCVNTSGCKWIQCNGSNFSCANETGLNCTTISQCFSSSTAATTAANATTAANATTAANATTAATATTGNITNTTSSTASSTLVLSTISTPGTTHATESPPKPAPHKSTFDAASFIGGIVLVLGLQAVIFFLYKFCKSKDRNYHTL